ACAGATTTGCTCTCCGCCCAGTATGACGTTGCATAGAGAGAAGCTTGTCGGCAATTCCGTTTCCTTAAAGATGCTGTTTGTTCGCTGTGTGCTGTGCTCCCTTGTGGAGATCATGGTTCTTCCAGTCACCATTTTACAATACATCGGCTTCTGGGACCCTCTGTACAAGAGGTTTTTCCCATACCTTATGTGCAGATTGGCCGCCGCTATCAACGACAAGATGGCTAAAGTGAAGAAAGAACTTTTCGGCCGGTTGCCGGACTTCGCCAGCTCCTCGGGGCTGACAGTCTTGGAAGTGGGCTGTGGCACTGGTGCCAACTTTCAGTATTACCCCTGGGGTTGCAAGGTCGTCTGCACGGACCCGAATCCGAATTTCGAACATATCCTGAAGAGCAGTGGCGCCAAGAGCGCGCACATCAAGCTCGAGCGGTTCGTGGTGGCGTGCGGCGAAAATTTGAGCCAAGTGCCGAGCGACTCAGTCGACGCCGTGGTCTGCACTTTCGTGCTCTGCACCGCCCAGAACGTGGACGCGGTGCTGAAAGAGATTAAACGAGTGTTGAGACCGGTAAAAGAAACGGGATAACtcccctttttttttcttctctccccttctcccacccaCCCTTTCCTTCAGAAATGTTTACAAATAATTGTTAAGACTTATTGACCTTAGGCCTTTTGTCTCAGTaagtgtgaacagttttggtccctttatcaaGGGAAGGATATACTGCTATCGAAGGCATACAAGAATCTTACAAGACTTTACAGAAGTtggagaggttgtttctccttgtcCAGGACCAGAGAGCATTATCTCAGACGAAGGGCTgcatatttaaggcagagatgtggaggaatttcttttctcagagtggagtgaatctgtggaagtatTTATTCAGGGATGTTGGGGTTGGGTaactaaatatattcaaagctgagacagacagatttttaacagTAAGGTAATCAAGATAATGGGAAAATGGACTAAAGTGAATTTGAGGATCATCCAATCAGCTTTGATTTCATGGAATTGTGGAGTAGattcgatgggatgaatggcctacttcagcccCCACATCTTCTGGTCAAAGTGGTGGGA
The window above is part of the Hemiscyllium ocellatum isolate sHemOce1 chromosome X, sHemOce1.pat.X.cur, whole genome shotgun sequence genome. Proteins encoded here:
- the LOC132805756 gene encoding N6-adenosine-methyltransferase TMT1A-like; protein product: MTLHREKLVGNSVSLKMLFVRCVLCSLVEIMVLPVTILQYIGFWDPLYKRFFPYLMCRLAAAINDKMAKVKKELFGRLPDFASSSGLTVLEVGCGTGANFQYYPWGCKVVCTDPNPNFEHILKSSGAKSAHIKLERFVVACGENLSQVPSDSVDAVVCTFVLCTAQNVDAVLKEIKRVLRPGGALFFIEHVAADKETWLHFIQHVIQPAWRYFGDGCYLTRNTSVNLEKANFSELNLKHIIAPVMSLVKYHILGYAVK